A window of the Zeugodacus cucurbitae isolate PBARC_wt_2022May chromosome 4, idZeuCucr1.2, whole genome shotgun sequence genome harbors these coding sequences:
- the LOC105213166 gene encoding transmembrane protein 184B isoform X4, whose translation MAHIITNDIESMNSVVNSTAPSTTSFIDPNGTAAAVIAAAASTMTESTTLKPSIVVQAKPMPSPIDPLSHVGDGIFLQTKTAQGLATVFVWAALFITCQQIYQHLRWYTNPQEQRWIVRILFIVPMYATYSWISLFFFNSDNVYVYFFTVRDCYEAFVIYSFLSLCYEYLGGEGNIMSEIRGKPIKSSCLYGTCCLKGKTYTIGFLRFCKQATLQFCLVKPLVAFIIIFLQAFGHYHDGDWSANGGYIYITVIYNISVTLALYGLYLFYFATRDLLTPFEPVLKFCTIKSIIFLSFWQGVMLAILEKAKVISPIVDSMGTVTSAGTVSAGYQNFFICIEMLFAAIALRYAFPYQVYARSCNADGQGRSVTMQSISSSLKETMNPKDIMTDAIHNFHPQYQQYTQYSSEVTSSQRYEKL comes from the exons TATGAACAGCGTTGTGAATAGCACAGCGCCAAGTACAACGAGCTTCATTGACCCGAATGGCACAGCAGCAGCCGTCATCGCAGCCGCCGCATCGACGATGACCGAATCGACTACGCTGAAACCAAGTATCGTTGTACAAGCCAAACCAATGCCGTCGCCCATTGATCCGCTCAGTCACGTCGGTGATGGTATCTTCCTGCAAACAAAAACCGCCCAAGGACTTGCGACCGTATTCGTTTGGGCGGCACTTTTTATCACATGCCAACAG ATTTATCAACATCTGCGTTGGTATACAAATCCACAGGAGCAACGCTGGATAGTGCGCATCCTGTTTATTGTGCCCATGTATGCGACATACTCGTGGATCAGTTTGTTTTTCTTCAATTCGGATAATGTGTATGTGTACTTCTTTACCGTGCGCGATTGCTACGAAG CGTTTGTCATCTACAGTTTCCTGTCGCTCTGCTATGAGTACCTTGGTGGTGAGGGCAATATCATGTCCGAGATACGCGGCAAACCAATTAAGAGCTCGTGCCTGTATGGCACCTGTTGTCTGAAGGGTAAAACCTATACAATTGGTTTCCTGCGCTTTTGCAAGCAGGCCACATTGCAGTTCTGCTTGGTGAAGCCGCTGGTGGCATTCATTATTATATTCCTGCAAGCCTTTGGCCACTATCATGATGGTGATTGGAG CGCAAATGGCGGTTACATCTACATTACCGTTATCTATAATATATCCGTGACTCTTGCCCTATACGGCTTATATCTATTCTATTTCGCCACACGTGATTTACTCACACCATTCGAGCCtgtattgaaattttgcacaatcAAATCGATTATCTTCTTATCGTTTTGGCAAG GTGTTATGTTGGCCATTTTGGAAAAGGCCAAGGTCATTTCGCCCATTGTGGACAGCATGGGTACGGTCACCTCAGCTGGTACTGTGTCGGCGGGTTATCAAAACTTTTTCATTTGCATTGAAATGTTGTTCGCTGCGATTGCGTTGCGCTATGCCTTTCCCTATCAG GTCTATGCGCGTAGCTGTAATGCCGATGGCCAAGGACGCTCTGTTACCATGCAGTCAATTTCTAGCAGCCTTAAA GAAACAATGAATCCCAAGGATATTATGACAGATGCTATACACAATTTCCATCCACAATACCAACAATACACGCAATACAGTTCTG AAGTTACCTCGTCTCAGCGTTATGAGAAACTTTAA
- the LOC105213166 gene encoding transmembrane protein 184B isoform X2: MNMNSVVNSTAPSTTSFIDPNGTAAAVIAAAASTMTESTTLKPSIVVQAKPMPSPIDPLSHVGDGIFLQTKTAQGLATVFVWAALFITCQQIYQHLRWYTNPQEQRWIVRILFIVPMYATYSWISLFFFNSDNVYVYFFTVRDCYEAFVIYSFLSLCYEYLGGEGNIMSEIRGKPIKSSCLYGTCCLKGKTYTIGFLRFCKQATLQFCLVKPLVAFIIIFLQAFGHYHDGDWSANGGYIYITVIYNISVTLALYGLYLFYFATRDLLTPFEPVLKFCTIKSIIFLSFWQGVMLAILEKAKVISPIVDSMGTVTSAGTVSAGYQNFFICIEMLFAAIALRYAFPYQVYARSCNADGQGRSVTMQSISSSLKETMNPKDIMTDAIHNFHPQYQQYTQYSSGGKSSRGMRVSSYDPDEPNATQHGSNNTGGNNGTMSSLGNNSQGTPGGSIASCMASKTLGNQRKFMPGGQRVATISQNYNEKTMLLSSDDEYQ, encoded by the exons TATGAACAGCGTTGTGAATAGCACAGCGCCAAGTACAACGAGCTTCATTGACCCGAATGGCACAGCAGCAGCCGTCATCGCAGCCGCCGCATCGACGATGACCGAATCGACTACGCTGAAACCAAGTATCGTTGTACAAGCCAAACCAATGCCGTCGCCCATTGATCCGCTCAGTCACGTCGGTGATGGTATCTTCCTGCAAACAAAAACCGCCCAAGGACTTGCGACCGTATTCGTTTGGGCGGCACTTTTTATCACATGCCAACAG ATTTATCAACATCTGCGTTGGTATACAAATCCACAGGAGCAACGCTGGATAGTGCGCATCCTGTTTATTGTGCCCATGTATGCGACATACTCGTGGATCAGTTTGTTTTTCTTCAATTCGGATAATGTGTATGTGTACTTCTTTACCGTGCGCGATTGCTACGAAG CGTTTGTCATCTACAGTTTCCTGTCGCTCTGCTATGAGTACCTTGGTGGTGAGGGCAATATCATGTCCGAGATACGCGGCAAACCAATTAAGAGCTCGTGCCTGTATGGCACCTGTTGTCTGAAGGGTAAAACCTATACAATTGGTTTCCTGCGCTTTTGCAAGCAGGCCACATTGCAGTTCTGCTTGGTGAAGCCGCTGGTGGCATTCATTATTATATTCCTGCAAGCCTTTGGCCACTATCATGATGGTGATTGGAG CGCAAATGGCGGTTACATCTACATTACCGTTATCTATAATATATCCGTGACTCTTGCCCTATACGGCTTATATCTATTCTATTTCGCCACACGTGATTTACTCACACCATTCGAGCCtgtattgaaattttgcacaatcAAATCGATTATCTTCTTATCGTTTTGGCAAG GTGTTATGTTGGCCATTTTGGAAAAGGCCAAGGTCATTTCGCCCATTGTGGACAGCATGGGTACGGTCACCTCAGCTGGTACTGTGTCGGCGGGTTATCAAAACTTTTTCATTTGCATTGAAATGTTGTTCGCTGCGATTGCGTTGCGCTATGCCTTTCCCTATCAG GTCTATGCGCGTAGCTGTAATGCCGATGGCCAAGGACGCTCTGTTACCATGCAGTCAATTTCTAGCAGCCTTAAA GAAACAATGAATCCCAAGGATATTATGACAGATGCTATACACAATTTCCATCCACAATACCAACAATACACGCAATACAGTTCTG GTGGTAAAAGTTCACGTGGCATGCGTGTCTCCTCCTACGATCCGGACGAACCGAATGCCACACAAcacggcagcaacaacacagGCGGTAATAACGGCACAATGAGCAGTTTGGGCAACAACAGTCAAGGCACACCCGGTGGCAGCATCGCCAGCTGCATGGCATCGAAAACGCTCGGTAATCAGAGGAAATTCATGCCGGGCGGTCAACGGGTCGCCACCATCAGTCAGAACTATAACGAGAAGACGATGCTGCTGAGCAGTGATGATGAGTACCAGTAA
- the LOC105213166 gene encoding transmembrane protein 184B isoform X1 — MAHIITNDIESMNSVVNSTAPSTTSFIDPNGTAAAVIAAAASTMTESTTLKPSIVVQAKPMPSPIDPLSHVGDGIFLQTKTAQGLATVFVWAALFITCQQIYQHLRWYTNPQEQRWIVRILFIVPMYATYSWISLFFFNSDNVYVYFFTVRDCYEAFVIYSFLSLCYEYLGGEGNIMSEIRGKPIKSSCLYGTCCLKGKTYTIGFLRFCKQATLQFCLVKPLVAFIIIFLQAFGHYHDGDWSANGGYIYITVIYNISVTLALYGLYLFYFATRDLLTPFEPVLKFCTIKSIIFLSFWQGVMLAILEKAKVISPIVDSMGTVTSAGTVSAGYQNFFICIEMLFAAIALRYAFPYQVYARSCNADGQGRSVTMQSISSSLKETMNPKDIMTDAIHNFHPQYQQYTQYSSGGKSSRGMRVSSYDPDEPNATQHGSNNTGGNNGTMSSLGNNSQGTPGGSIASCMASKTLGNQRKFMPGGQRVATISQNYNEKTMLLSSDDEYQ; from the exons TATGAACAGCGTTGTGAATAGCACAGCGCCAAGTACAACGAGCTTCATTGACCCGAATGGCACAGCAGCAGCCGTCATCGCAGCCGCCGCATCGACGATGACCGAATCGACTACGCTGAAACCAAGTATCGTTGTACAAGCCAAACCAATGCCGTCGCCCATTGATCCGCTCAGTCACGTCGGTGATGGTATCTTCCTGCAAACAAAAACCGCCCAAGGACTTGCGACCGTATTCGTTTGGGCGGCACTTTTTATCACATGCCAACAG ATTTATCAACATCTGCGTTGGTATACAAATCCACAGGAGCAACGCTGGATAGTGCGCATCCTGTTTATTGTGCCCATGTATGCGACATACTCGTGGATCAGTTTGTTTTTCTTCAATTCGGATAATGTGTATGTGTACTTCTTTACCGTGCGCGATTGCTACGAAG CGTTTGTCATCTACAGTTTCCTGTCGCTCTGCTATGAGTACCTTGGTGGTGAGGGCAATATCATGTCCGAGATACGCGGCAAACCAATTAAGAGCTCGTGCCTGTATGGCACCTGTTGTCTGAAGGGTAAAACCTATACAATTGGTTTCCTGCGCTTTTGCAAGCAGGCCACATTGCAGTTCTGCTTGGTGAAGCCGCTGGTGGCATTCATTATTATATTCCTGCAAGCCTTTGGCCACTATCATGATGGTGATTGGAG CGCAAATGGCGGTTACATCTACATTACCGTTATCTATAATATATCCGTGACTCTTGCCCTATACGGCTTATATCTATTCTATTTCGCCACACGTGATTTACTCACACCATTCGAGCCtgtattgaaattttgcacaatcAAATCGATTATCTTCTTATCGTTTTGGCAAG GTGTTATGTTGGCCATTTTGGAAAAGGCCAAGGTCATTTCGCCCATTGTGGACAGCATGGGTACGGTCACCTCAGCTGGTACTGTGTCGGCGGGTTATCAAAACTTTTTCATTTGCATTGAAATGTTGTTCGCTGCGATTGCGTTGCGCTATGCCTTTCCCTATCAG GTCTATGCGCGTAGCTGTAATGCCGATGGCCAAGGACGCTCTGTTACCATGCAGTCAATTTCTAGCAGCCTTAAA GAAACAATGAATCCCAAGGATATTATGACAGATGCTATACACAATTTCCATCCACAATACCAACAATACACGCAATACAGTTCTG GTGGTAAAAGTTCACGTGGCATGCGTGTCTCCTCCTACGATCCGGACGAACCGAATGCCACACAAcacggcagcaacaacacagGCGGTAATAACGGCACAATGAGCAGTTTGGGCAACAACAGTCAAGGCACACCCGGTGGCAGCATCGCCAGCTGCATGGCATCGAAAACGCTCGGTAATCAGAGGAAATTCATGCCGGGCGGTCAACGGGTCGCCACCATCAGTCAGAACTATAACGAGAAGACGATGCTGCTGAGCAGTGATGATGAGTACCAGTAA
- the LOC105213166 gene encoding transmembrane protein 184B isoform X3: protein MNSVVNSTAPSTTSFIDPNGTAAAVIAAAASTMTESTTLKPSIVVQAKPMPSPIDPLSHVGDGIFLQTKTAQGLATVFVWAALFITCQQIYQHLRWYTNPQEQRWIVRILFIVPMYATYSWISLFFFNSDNVYVYFFTVRDCYEAFVIYSFLSLCYEYLGGEGNIMSEIRGKPIKSSCLYGTCCLKGKTYTIGFLRFCKQATLQFCLVKPLVAFIIIFLQAFGHYHDGDWSANGGYIYITVIYNISVTLALYGLYLFYFATRDLLTPFEPVLKFCTIKSIIFLSFWQGVMLAILEKAKVISPIVDSMGTVTSAGTVSAGYQNFFICIEMLFAAIALRYAFPYQVYARSCNADGQGRSVTMQSISSSLKETMNPKDIMTDAIHNFHPQYQQYTQYSSGGKSSRGMRVSSYDPDEPNATQHGSNNTGGNNGTMSSLGNNSQGTPGGSIASCMASKTLGNQRKFMPGGQRVATISQNYNEKTMLLSSDDEYQ, encoded by the exons ATGAACAGCGTTGTGAATAGCACAGCGCCAAGTACAACGAGCTTCATTGACCCGAATGGCACAGCAGCAGCCGTCATCGCAGCCGCCGCATCGACGATGACCGAATCGACTACGCTGAAACCAAGTATCGTTGTACAAGCCAAACCAATGCCGTCGCCCATTGATCCGCTCAGTCACGTCGGTGATGGTATCTTCCTGCAAACAAAAACCGCCCAAGGACTTGCGACCGTATTCGTTTGGGCGGCACTTTTTATCACATGCCAACAG ATTTATCAACATCTGCGTTGGTATACAAATCCACAGGAGCAACGCTGGATAGTGCGCATCCTGTTTATTGTGCCCATGTATGCGACATACTCGTGGATCAGTTTGTTTTTCTTCAATTCGGATAATGTGTATGTGTACTTCTTTACCGTGCGCGATTGCTACGAAG CGTTTGTCATCTACAGTTTCCTGTCGCTCTGCTATGAGTACCTTGGTGGTGAGGGCAATATCATGTCCGAGATACGCGGCAAACCAATTAAGAGCTCGTGCCTGTATGGCACCTGTTGTCTGAAGGGTAAAACCTATACAATTGGTTTCCTGCGCTTTTGCAAGCAGGCCACATTGCAGTTCTGCTTGGTGAAGCCGCTGGTGGCATTCATTATTATATTCCTGCAAGCCTTTGGCCACTATCATGATGGTGATTGGAG CGCAAATGGCGGTTACATCTACATTACCGTTATCTATAATATATCCGTGACTCTTGCCCTATACGGCTTATATCTATTCTATTTCGCCACACGTGATTTACTCACACCATTCGAGCCtgtattgaaattttgcacaatcAAATCGATTATCTTCTTATCGTTTTGGCAAG GTGTTATGTTGGCCATTTTGGAAAAGGCCAAGGTCATTTCGCCCATTGTGGACAGCATGGGTACGGTCACCTCAGCTGGTACTGTGTCGGCGGGTTATCAAAACTTTTTCATTTGCATTGAAATGTTGTTCGCTGCGATTGCGTTGCGCTATGCCTTTCCCTATCAG GTCTATGCGCGTAGCTGTAATGCCGATGGCCAAGGACGCTCTGTTACCATGCAGTCAATTTCTAGCAGCCTTAAA GAAACAATGAATCCCAAGGATATTATGACAGATGCTATACACAATTTCCATCCACAATACCAACAATACACGCAATACAGTTCTG GTGGTAAAAGTTCACGTGGCATGCGTGTCTCCTCCTACGATCCGGACGAACCGAATGCCACACAAcacggcagcaacaacacagGCGGTAATAACGGCACAATGAGCAGTTTGGGCAACAACAGTCAAGGCACACCCGGTGGCAGCATCGCCAGCTGCATGGCATCGAAAACGCTCGGTAATCAGAGGAAATTCATGCCGGGCGGTCAACGGGTCGCCACCATCAGTCAGAACTATAACGAGAAGACGATGCTGCTGAGCAGTGATGATGAGTACCAGTAA